The Marinihelvus fidelis genomic interval GGACCGAGCCACGGAAGCGGCTCGTTAAATCAGACCACCGGGGGGGTGTTTAGGTTCCGTGTTGTTCTTCTGCGTTGACCGAAAGCCAGTCGCGCGGAACCAGGAAATAGTCGGTCAGTTCCGCCTCCGGTGAACCGGGCTCCGGCTGCCAGTTGTAGCGCCACGCGGCTTGCGGCGGCATCGACATCAGGATGGACTCGGTACGACCGCCGGACTGCAGGCCAAAGAGTGTGCCGCGGTCATACACCAGGTTGAACTCAACGTAGCGCCCACGGCGATAGAGCTGGAACGCGCGCTCGCGCTCCGACCAGGGCTGGTCGCGTCGGCGCTCGACAATGGGCAGGTAGGCGTCCAGGTAGGCGTCACCGACCGAGCGCAGGAAGCCGAAGCAGCGGTCGAAACCCCATTCGTTCAGGTCGTCGAAAAACAGGCCACCCACGCCACGCGCCTCGTCACGATGGCGGTTGTGGAAGTACCGGTCACACCAATCCTTGTGTTCCGCGTAGACCTGCTCGCCCCAGGGCCAGCAAGCGTCACTGGCGACCTGGTGCCAGTGGACGATGTCTTCGAGCACCGGGTAGTACGGCGTCAGGTCGAAGCCACCGCCGAACCACCACACCGGCTCGCCATCACCGTTACTGGCCTCGAAATAGCGCACGTTGGCATGGCTCGTCGGCACGTGGGGGTTACGGGGATGCATGACCAGTGAAACGCCCATGGCCTGGAAACCGCGCCCGGCCAGTTCCGGGCGGGCCTTACTGGCCGATGGTGGCAACTGGTCGCCGAACACGTGGGAAAAATTGACGCCACCCTGCTCGAACACCTGGCCGTCCGCCATGACGCGGGTGCGGCCACCGCCACCGCCGGCCCGGTCCCAGGCGTCTTCGACGAATCCTTCGCCGCCATCGGCAGCGGCCAGGCTGTTGCAGATGCGGTCCTGCAGGTCCAGCAGGTAGTCGCGCACGAGCATGCCCTGCGGGCTCAGTTCAATGGCTGTCGTCATGCCGGTCTCAGGATCTTGCCAGTCGCCAGGTCGCGAATCTCGCTGCAATTGTCCTTACCGCCCAAGGCGCCGGCAACGATGCCATCAATGAAGTCGCCGAAATACGTTTCGACTTCGCCGGCCGAACGCGCCGGCGGCGTGCCGTGGGGGTTAGCGCTGGTGGACACCACCGGCCCGCCGAAGGCATCGCACAGCGCCCGGCAGCCTTCGTGCGCGGTCACGCGCAGGGCCTGGGTGGGGTGGTCCCCGGTAATGAAATGTGGCGCGTCGGCCGCTTTCGGGAACAGCCAGGTGACCGGCCCGGGCCAGGTCGCCAGCGCGGGTTCCGGGTTGGCATCGCCGACCCAACCACTGAACTGCGTGAAGTCGCTACCGATCAGGATCAGCCCCATCGATTCCGCGCGCTGCTTGAGCGCCAGGATGCGGCGCACCGCTTTTTCGTTATGCGGATCACAGCCCAGGCCGAAAACGGCCTCGGTGGGGTACGCGATGACGCCGCCATCGTGCATGACGGCGGCCGCCTGTTCCGGGGTGAGCAGCGTATGCCGCATGGGTGTCAGGCTTCGGTGCTTGCCGGCACCTTCGCGGTGCTTTTCTTGGTGGCCTTTTTCTTAGACGCCTTCTTCTTTGACGTCTTCTTGCCCGCGGCCTTCTTCGTGGTCTTCTTCCTGGCCTTCTTTTTCGCGGCCTTCTTGCGCCGGCCGCGCTTGGGCTCCGGCGCGGCTTCCAGCACCGCTTCGCATTCTTCCAACGTGTAGGATTCCGGCTCGCGGTCCTTCGGCAGGCGGACGTTCTTGTGGCCGTCCGTGATGAACGGCCCCCAGCGGCCTTTCAGGATCTGGATTTCGCTGTCTTCCCAGGTGCGCAGGATCTTGTCCAGATCGGCCTGCTTCTTGGCCGCGATCAGCTCCAGCGCCTGCTCCAGGGTGACATCGTGCGGGTCGATTTCCTTCAGCGAAACAAATTTGCTGCCGTAACGGATGAACGGGCCGAAACGGCCGATACCGGCGGCGATGTCCTCGCCGTCTTCCGTCTCGCCTAGGTCACGCGGCAGCTTGAACAGCTCCAGGGCTTCTTCCAGCGTGATGGTTTCCAGGCTCTGGCCCGGGCGCAACCCGGCGAAGGCCGGCTTGTCGTCGTCATCGCGGGTGCCGATCATCGCGTGCGGGCCATAGCGACCCAGGCGCACCGACACGGGTTTGCCGGTCTTCGGATCGTCGCCAAGGATGCGCGCCTGGCGCGCGTCGTCGCGGCTGACCGTCTCGGCCTTTTCCTCGATGCGTTCGTGGAATGGCTTCCAGAACTCGGTCAGCAACGGCTTCCAGTCGCGTTCGCCGCGCGAGACCGCGTCCAGGTCGTCTTCCAGGCGCGCGGTGAATTCGTAATCGACATAGTCGTCGAAATGGTTTTCCAGGAACCGCTCAACCACGCGACCCGTGTCGGTCGGGATAAACCGGCGGCGGTCGATGTAGACATAGTGCCGGTTCTGCAACGTCTGGATGATGCTGGCGTAGGTTGACGGCCGGCCGATGCCATATTCCTCCAGCGTCTTGACCAGGCTCGCTTCCGAGTAACGGGGCGGCGGCTGGGTGAAGTGCTGGTCGGCGCGGATGTCGTTGACCACCACCTCGTCGCCTTCCTCGAGTTGCGGCAGCCGTACTTCTTTCTCTTCCTTGCCCTGGGCCGCGCTTTCTTCATAGGCCGCCAGGAAACCGGGGAAGGTCACCACCGAGCCGTTGGCGCGGAACGTGGCACCAGCGCCGCAATCGAATTCGACCGCCACCAGGTCCAGTTTTGCCGGCGTCATCTGTGAAGCCACCGAGCGCTTCCAGATCAGGCCGTAGAGCCTGGCCTGGTCTTCGCTTAAGTAACGCTTCGCCTTGTCCGGGGTCAGGTCGGCCATGGTCGGGCGGATGGCCTCGTGGGCCTCCTGGGCGTTCTTCGACTTGTTGGCGTAAAAGTTCGGCTTTTCCGGCAGGTAGTCGGCGCCAAACTGTCGCGATATCTGTCCACGCAGGTCATTCAGCGCATCGTTGGACAGCGTCACCGAGTCGGTACGCATATACGTGATCAGGCCCTGGTTGACTCCATCGATGGCCACGCCCTCGTACAACTGCTGCGCGGTCTGCATGGTGCGCCTTGCGGTGAAGCCCAGCTTGCGCGAGGCATCCATCTGCAGGGTCGAGGTGATGAACGGCGCCGCCGGCCGGCGCTGGCGCTGGCTGCGGTCGACGCGGTTGACCACCAGGCGGCCCGGCGTGGGCGCATCCGCGGTGCCGCCGACACCGGCGTGGCCGGCCAGCGCGGCGCGCGCACCGGCCGCCGTGTCGCCGTCGGTAATATCGAACTGCTCGTATTTCTTGCCGTTGAGCTGCACCAGGCGCGACTCGAACGGTGTGTCGCCCTTTTGCATGTCGGCGTGGAACGACCAGTATTCCTGCGGATCGAAGGCCTCGATCTCGCGCTCACGCTCGACGATCATGCGCAACGCTGGGCTCTGTACACGGCCGGCGGACAGGCCGGTCTTGATCTTGCGCCACAGCAGCGGTGACAGGTTGAAGCCCACCAGGTGGTCCAGCGCGCGGCGGGCCTGCTGCGCGTTGACCAGGTCCATCGACAGCTCCCGCGGATTGGCGACGGCCTCTTCGATGGCGCGTTTGGTAATTTCGGAGAACTCGACGCGGTAGAAATCACGGCCGTCCACCAGGCCCTTCTCACGCAGGATCTCGTAGATATGCCAGGAGATGGCCTCGCCTTCGCGATCAAGGTCAGTGGCGAGGTACACGGCTTCGGCCTTTTTGGCGGCCTTGATAATGCGATCCACGTGCTTCTTGCTGCCATCGGACAGCTCGTAGTGCATCGCGAAGTCATTGTCGATATCAACCGCGCCGTCCTTCGACGGCAGGTCACGGATATGCCCGTATGACGCCAGCACCTCGAAATCCGGTCCGAGGTAGCGGTTGATGGTAGTCGCCTTGGCCGGCGACTCTACGATGAGCAGATTTTTTGCCATATGAAAGAACCCGCGGGCTCTCCTCGTGGTACGGAGCGCGCGAGCTTTGATTGACGCTTCCGAATGATCAGCACAGGCGACATCCCGTCACCCTCGAATGGGCGACTGGTCGCACCCCGGGCCAGGCGACCCTTTTTTAATTAGTGCCGATATTCCTGTTCGCTGTCAAACATGAAGTCTTCCATCCAGGCGTAGTTGGCTTCCTGGCCCGGCTGGTTGAACAGCACCATCAGCACCACCCACTTCACGTCTTCCAGCGTGATTTCCTCGGCGTCCAGGGCCATTAACCGGTCCAGGACCAGCTCGCGGCGCTGCGCGTCGAGAATGCCGATGTTTTCCAGGTACATCAGGAAATCCCGGCTGTCGGTTTCGATGCGATTGACCTCGGAATCAACATAGACGCGGATCGGGCGGTCGGCCTGCAGCTTGAGTTCCGGCAAATGCCGTTGCTCAGCCAGTCCATCCAGCCAGTGAAACGCCTTGTCGATTTCGGCGGCGGTGAATCCCGCCTGGTGCAGGTTGTCTTCCATGTCGGCCCGGTCAGGTTCTTGCTCGGGCTCGTCATAGAAGTACTTCTCGAACAGAAACATCAGTACGTCGAGTACGTTTTCTTTCATTATTTCCTCTGGTCGCAGGTCATCTTTTTTTATCAGGCAGATGACCAGTCCTCTCAGCTCCAGCACGTCCAGCTTTCAACAAATAGCCGCCCGCGTCAATGGATAACGAAAAATTTTTCCTGTTTTCAGGGCAATGTACGACAAGTCGAAAGAAATGGCGGCAAAAATGCCGTTATCAAGGTGTCGTCGGCGCCCTCAGGCAAACACGGCCACCCGGCAACAGTTCGACACGGTCACGCAGCTCAAGCATCAGTAACATCGACGAGACCTCGCGGGCGCGCAGGCCGCTGCTCTCGATCACCCGGTCAATCGCCACCGGGTCATGGCCAATGGCCTCCAGTAGTCGCGCGTAGTCGGGATCATCGTCGAAACCGTCATGCGCCGCCGCCGCGTCGGCTTTGGCCGGGACGGATGCGGGCGCGCCCAGGCGTTCGCGCAGCGCGTCTGCGAGTTCCGCGGCCACCGGTGCCAGCGCCTCGACAATGTCTTCCGTGGCCTCGGTCAGGCGCGCGCCCTGCTTGATCAGCCGGTGGCAGCCTTTCGCCATCGGGTTATGCAAAGACCCCGGCAGCGCGAATACCTCGCGGCCCTGCTCCGCCGCCAGGCGCGCCGTGATCAGCGAGCCGGATTTCATGCCGGCCTCGACCACAAGGACACCCAGAGACAGCCCGGCGATGATGCGGTTGCGGCCGGGAAAGTGCGACGGCCGCGCCGTCGTGCCGGGCGTGAACTCCGTGACCACCGCACCCTGCCTGGCGATGCGCGCCGCGTCATCGCGGTGGGCGGCTGGATACACGACGTCCGGCCCCGTACCCATGACCGCGATTGTCGGCAGGCCCCGGTCCAGCACCGCCCGGTGCGCGGTGATATCGATGCCCGCGGCCAGGCCGCTGGTGATGGTGAAACCATGCGCGCCCAGGGTGGCGGAAAAATCACCGGCGTGGTCGAAGCCACCGCGGGTCGGGTTGCGACTGCCAACAATGGCCACCTGCGGCGTCCACAGCAAGGCGGGGTCGCCGGCCACCCATAACGCGGCCGGTGGCGACGCGATGCGGCGCAGCAGCGGCGGATAGTCCTCGTCGCCCAGGGTCAGCAGGTGATGCCCTTCGTGCTCGAGCCAGCGCTGGTCCCTGGCGAGCAGGGCCTCGTCCGGGTGCCGGATTGCCTCGATCGCTTCGGCGCCGATACCAGCCCGTTCCAGCGTGGCCGAATCTGCACGCACCAGGGTATGGACATCGCCCAGCCTTTCCAGCGCCTGGCGCAGCCCCTGGTGTCCCAGGCCCGGCGCCCGCAGGGCCACCAACCAGTCTCTCATGTCACTCCTGCCTTAAACGAAACGGGGCGCCCTGAGGCGCCCCGCGAAAACAATGCTTATCAGCCAGGCGTCACAACGTCTCGTCCGGGTGCTTGAGAATGTCATCCTCGAGCGTTTCCTTGTCACCGGCCATGATCAGCGCGTAGCTGACTTCGTCGAATACGCGGAACACCATGATGTGCGCATTGAACTCGTCCGGCAATGTCACAAAGTTGTCTCCTTCTGTAGGAGGAAGTGTCCACGTGCCCGCAGGATATTTGACACGGTCACGGATTTCCGCGCCCGGTGAGAACGCCGAGAACACGTGGCCCGGCTCGACGCCCAGGTCACGACCGCCACTGATGGACACCATCTTCAGGTGACCGACCAGGCGATTGTTGCCCTCTACCCCCAGCACGCGCATGCCATCGGGAATAACGCTCATGGCGTGGGGTACATACTCATCCGGGTAACCCAGGCGATCCAGAGGCATGATGCGGTCGCCTTCCTGCACGGCGCCTTGCGAAGTGCCGATCGTCAGGATGGCCGGGTCGCCCTGCTTGGACAGCATGACTTCGGCGACCTGGTACAGTTCGAAGCCGATCACGTCACCCTTGTTCTTGTTGAAATACGCCGTGGATTCCCAGAAACCCGGGTGATACTCGTGGTCAACCGGCGCATGCAGGCCATAACCCGGCTCGCGAACGCGGATGATGTTGCCATCTTTCTGGCGCACGTAAATATTGCCCAGGCGCATGACCGCGTAATAGTCGCCGACGCTACCCTGCACACCGCGCGCATAGGTGCGGTCCTTGTGCATTGAGCGCAGGCGCTGCTCGTTGTTGGCGACCACGTAGGGCAGCGCGTCAAACTGCTCGGCGCTGACCACCTGCATATTGCGAATCAGGCCAGCCAGCTCCTCGTGCGGAATGGGTGGCACGGCCTCGCGATTGGTCACACGCGCGTCCGGGCTCAGCCGTACGGTCGGACGACCACGGTCAACCATCAGGCGCGGCTGGCCGTCGACATAAACCAGGCGAAGCTTGTCGCCGGGATAAATCAGGTGAGGATTTTCAATCTGCTGGTTGGCATGCCAGATGGCTGGCCATTGCCATGGATGATCCAGGAATTTCCCGGAAATGTCCCAGAGCGTGTCCCCCTTAACTACAATGTATTCATCCGGGTGGTCGGTGCGGACAGACACATCCTGTGCCATCACTGCCCCGGACAGGAGCATCACCAGGATGAGGTAAATGAGTTTCCTTTTCACTTTCCTTTCCCCGTTTTTCCAGGCGTCCCGCCTGCTGACCTGTGCGGCCGTTGTCATGTGGCGAACATGGTTCGTCATTAGCTATCATAATTAAAGCTGTCAGAAAGTTCATCTAAATTATTTAAGCGGAACGTATTTCTATGGCCCTGATGGAAATCCTCGAATTCCCCGACCCGCGCCTGCGAACCATCGCCAAGGCGGTGGAGACCTTTGACGAGGCCCTCGCCGACCTGGTCCGGGACATGCTCGAGACCATGTACAACGAGAAAGGCATTGGACTGGCCGCCACCCAGGTCGATGTCCACCAGCAAGTGCTGGTCATGGACACCAGCGATTCTCGCGAAGAAGCGCGCGTGTACATCAACCCGAAGATCATCGAGGCCGACGGCCACCAGGTCTACGAGGAAGGCTGCCTGTCGGTGCCCGGCATCTATGCCAACGTCGAGCGGGCCGAATCGATCCGGGTCGAGGCCCAGGGCGTCGACGGCGAGCGCTTCGAGGCCACCCTGGATGGCCTGGACGCGGTCTGCCTGCAGCACGAAATGGACCACCTGCAGGGCAAGCTCTTCGTCGACTACCTGTCTCCGCTGAAGCGCCAGATGGTCCGCAAGAAACTCGAAAAGGCGCGCCGGCAAGCCGTTCCGGCCGGCGGCGCCTGAACACCCGCAGGACACCCCTGACAATGCGAATCCCTTCACCGCGTATCATCTACGCGGGCACGCCAGACTTTGCCGTCCCGCCCCTGCGCCGCCTGCTCGAGGCCGGTGCGGACGTGGCGGCCGTGCTGACCCAGCCGGACCGTCGTGCCGGCCGTGGCCGGAAAATGCAGCAAAGCCCGGTCAAGCAACTGGCGCTTGCGCATGATGTCGAGGTGATGCAGCCCGCCAGCCTTCGCGACCCCGAGGCGCATGCACCTCTGGCAGCGCTGCAGGCCGACCTGATGATCGTAGCCGCCTATGGGCTGATCCTGCCGAAGGCGGTGCTGGACATCCCACGCCTGGGTTGCTGGAACATCCATGCCTCGCTATTGCCGCGCTGGCGTGGCGCGGCGCCCATCCAGCGTGCCATCGAGGCCGGCGATACAGAATCAGGCGTCTGCATCATGCAGATGGCGCCCGGCCTGGACACCGGCCCCGTCTTCCACCACCTGGCGACCGCCATCGGTCCCGACGATACCGGGGCGAGCCTGCATGACCGGCTCGCGGTACTGGGCGCCGACGCGCTTTCGCACTGCCTGGGCCAGCTCGCCCGGGGAGCGCTACCGGAGCCGGTGCCCCAGGATGATGATGCCGCCGTGTACGCCCACAAGCTGACCAAGGACGAGGCCCGGCTGGACTGGCAACTCGACGCCATGACGCTCGAGCGCCAGGTGCGGGCATTCAACCCCTGGCCCGTGGCCTGGTGTGAGCACGAAGGCAAGCGACTGCGGGTGTGGTCCGCACGGGCGCGCAACAGCGGTTCCGGCACGCCCGGGCAGGTCATTGCGGCCGGCGCCGACGGCATCGACGTGGCCACCGGCCAGGGCAGCCTGCGGCTGCTGGAAGTGCAGGCCGAAGGCGGTCGGCGCGTCAGCGTGACCGACTGGCTGAACGCACAGGCCGCACCCGGGCAGCTGAAATGAAGAACGCCAGGGGCGAAGATGCCCGGCGTGTCGCGCTCAGGGCCATCATCGCCGTCATGAACCATCACGGCGCCCTGACGGACCCTGCCCTGTTCGAGTCGGCCCGCGACGACCGCGAGCGGGCCTTTGCCCGTCGCCTGGCCAATGGCGTGGTGCGCTGGTCCGGTGCGCTCGAAGCACTGGCCGGTGAATTGCTGGACCGCCCCCTCAAGCCCAGGGATCGGGATATCGCCCTGTTGCTTCAGCTGGGCATCTACCAGCTCTGGCGCGAAGACACGCCGGGACACGCCGCCGTTCATGCCACGGCCGAGGTCGCGCGGTCGCTGCGCAAGGCCTGGGCCGTTGGCCTGGTCAATGCCGTGCTGCGCCGCTTCCTGCGCGAGCGCGACGAGCGGCTGGCGGCGCTTGAATCCCGCGATGCGGCCCTGTCGCACCCGCCGTGGCTGCTGGGGATGTTGAAAAAAGACTGGCCCGACCAATGGCGGTCGATCGTCGACGCCAACAACGAGCAGCCACCCATGTGGCTGCGCACGAACGGACAGCGGATCACGCGCGACACCCTGGCCATGCAGCTGACCAACGCCGGCTTCCAGGCCACTTCGCATCCGGAAGTGGATATGGCCCTGCGGCTCGACCCACCCGCCCCGGTCGAACAGGCCCCGGGCTTCAGCGAAGGACACTGGAGCGTCCAGGATGCCGCCGCGCAACTGGCGGCGCACTACCTGGCGCCACGGCCCGGCGACCGCATCCTGGATGCCTGCGCGGCCCCGGGCGGCAAGACCTGCCACCTGCTGGAGCGCGAGCCGAACCTGCAGCTCACCGCGCTGGACAACGATGAACGCCGCCTGGGGCGTGTCCGCGAAAACCTTGCGCGGCTGGGGCTGGAAGCCCGGCTACAGGTGGGCGACGCCACCGATCCTTCCGGCTGGTGGGATGGCGAACCCTTCGACCGGATTCTCCTTGACGCCCCGTGCAGCGCCATCGGCGTCATCCGCCGCCACCCGGAAATCAAGTGGCAGCGCACCCCCGAGCAGGTTGGCGCCGCGGTGGCGTTGCAGGCAAAGATGCTGGATGCGCTCTGGCCCCTGCTGCGGCCGGGCGGTATCCTTGTGTACGCGACCTGCTCCGTGCTGAAACGTGAAAATAGCCAGCAAATTCAGCGATTTCTTCAAGACAACCCTTCCGCGTCCGTGGACAGCGACCCGGCGGGCGACGAATCGCCCGGTCGGCAGGTCCTTACCGGCGAGACGGGCATGGACGGGTTCTACTACGCGACGCTTCGCAAGCCTGCTTAGCTTGACCGCCCTGCTGCTTTGCGCCTGCGAGCGCGCGCCGGTTGAGCATGGTTTCGAAATTCGAAACGCCACCCTGCGCCCGGCGCGCGATGATCTCCGGGTCGACCTGCAACTGAATATCGAACTCAGCCATGCCGCACGCAGGGCGCTGTGGCGCGGCGTGACACTGGAAATCCTGGTGAATTCGGAGCTTCGCCAGGCCGACAGCAGGGACCTGGTCACGGCGGCCAGGGACCACTGGACCCTGCGCTACCTGCCACTGAGTGAGCAGTTCCAGCTCACGGGACCGGGCCAGGACGACGTGCAGACCTTTCCCCGCCTGCGGCATGCCCTGCGCGCCACCGGGAAGCTGGACTACCGCCTGCCCACCGGTGAACTACGGGCCGGCGACTACCAGTTCCGGGTCAGGGCCCGCCTTGACCGGTCCGCGCTGCCGGCGCCGATCCAGTTGCCGGCGCTGCTGTTCCGGCGTTGGCACCACGACAGCGGATGGACGCAATGGCCATTGAAAACAAGCGGCTGAGACGACGCCTGTTCCGTGTTGCCCCGGTGCTGGCCGCGCTGCTGGTGCTGCTGGTCTCGCTGGTGCTGGTCAGTGACGTACCCGAGGATGCCGGCGGCTACAACCGCGTTTACCTGTGGGTACTGGTACTGACCATCGTTGCCCTTGCGCTGCTGGCCCTGGCCATCGTGTCCCGGTTCGTCGCCCTTTACCGCAACGTTCGCGCCGAGGTTCCAGGGGCAAGGCTCTCGGCCCGCTGGGTCCGGAACTTCCTCGTCATGTCGTTGCCGCCGGCCCTGATCGTCTATTTCGTGTCCGCGTGGTTTCTCTCCAAAACCGTGGACAGCTGGTTTGATGTCGAGGTCGAGTCGGCCCTCGCCGACTCCCTGCGCCTGGGCAAGGAGTTCCTCGACCGCCGCACCTTCGAGGCCCGGGGCCAGGTGCGCCAACTGGGCAATGCCATCGATATGGCCGATGACGACAACGATGCAATCCGGCGCGTGCTGCTGGACAGCGTCAGGGCGGCCGGCCCGGTGGAGCTCAGCGTGCTGTCGGCCAACGGCCGTATCGAGGCCAGCGCGGCCTTCGACCCACTGGCCAGCCTGCCCGACCGGCCAGGAGACTACGCACTGCTGCAGGCACGGGAGCGTGGCGAGTACGCCGCGGCGGAGCCCGGCGCCGATGGCAGCCTGACCATCCGGGTGCTGCAGCGCTTACCTGACACCGGCTCTGGCGGCGGCGTCTACCTATTGCAGGCGCTGTACCCCCTGCCCGAGACCATCAGCGCACTCACCAGCAATATCGAGCAGGAATACCACCGATACCAGAACATCGCCTACCTGCGTGGCTGGCTGAAGCAGAGTTTCCTGCTGATCCTGTCGCTGGTCCTGGGCCTGACGGTGCTGCTGGCGATCCTGGCGGCGCTGACCGCCGCGCGCCGAATGGTCGCGCCGATCTCCAGCCTGGCGCTGGCCACGCGCCGGGTGGCCTCCGGCGACCTGGGGCAAGCCGTGGAAACCGGCGGGCGCGATGAAATCGGCTTCCTGGCGCAGTCGTTCAATGAAATGACCGAGGCCCTGCTGCGCGCCAGCGACGAGGCGGAAAGCAGCCGCGCCAGGCTGCAGGCCCAGGGCGAGTACCTGGAGACCGTGCTCGGCAGCCTGAGCGCCGGCGTATTCTCGCTCGACGGTGAAGGTCGGCTGGTCCGCGTCAACCGGGCCGCCGAGAAGATTCTCGGGCTGCCGGCCGGCGCCAGCGTCGGCCAGCCCCTGGCAAAGCTGGCCGCCGGCGGAACTGACCTGCAACCGCTGACCGACACCATCGGCCGCCACCTGGGTCGCGGCCATGGCGGCTGGCAGGAGGAGATCCTGCTGGAACGTGACGGCCGCCCGCTGGTTCTGCTGGCCCGCGGCTCCAGGCTGGCCTCCACCGAGTCGAACGATGGCCACGTGGTGGTGTTCGACGACGTCACCGTGCTCAACCGCGCCCAGCGCGATGCCGCCTGGGCCGAAGTCGCGCGGCGACTGGCGCACGAGGTCAAGAACCCGCTGACGCCCATCCGCCTGGCCGCCGAGCGCCTGCGCATGAAGCTGATGGACCGCCTGGACGGGCGCGACGCCGAGATGCTCGACCGCTCGGCCACCACCATCGTGGCCCAGGTCGAGGCGTTGCGAAAACTGGTCGACGCCTTCGGCGACTATGCCCGCGAGCCGGACCTGGAGCGCGTGCCGGTGCGCCTGGACCGCCTGGTCAACAATGTCGTGGAACTCTACCGGCAGGGCGACCCCGGGCTGGTGATCGAGCTTGACATGTGTGAGGGCCCGGAGGGCCTTTCCGCGGATGCCGGCCAGTTGAGGCAGCTGCTGCACAACCTGATCCGAAACGCCATCGAGGCCAACGTTGACGGCCGCCCGACCCGCATCGGCATCCGCACCCGGGTCATTGATGACGACGACGAAGCGCGCCTGGAACTGCGCGTGGACGATAACGGACCGGGGTTCCCCGACTCGGTGCTGGCCCAGCCGTTCGAACCCTATGTCACGCACAAGCCCAACGGCAGCGGCCTGGGGCTGGCCATCTGCCGCAAGATCATCGATGACCACGACGGCACGATTGCCATCGTCAATCACGACGGCGGCGCCCGCGCCGTCATTACGCTTCCGCTGGCGCCCGAAACGGTGTCATGACGGGCTGAATTCCGTTATTCTGCTGTTGTTTCCCTGCAACACCGGGGCGATACCCGCCCACGCGAAGGTGAGTAGCCGCATGGCCCAAACACGGATCCTGGTGGTCGACGACGAACCCGACATCCGCCAGCTGATGGGTGACATTCTCGAGGACGAAGGCTACGTCGTGGAAACGGCGGAAAACGGTGAGACGGCGCGCGCCGCGTTTAACCGAGAAGAGCCCGACCTGGTACTGCTGGACATCTGGATGCCGGACGTTGACGGTATCACCCTGCTCAAGGAATGGTCCGCCAGCGGCCGGCTGGACTGCCCGGTGGTGATGATCTCCGGGCACGGCACACTCGAAACTGCGGTTGAGGCGACCCGGCTGGGCGCCGTCGACTTCGTCCAGAAACCCCTTTCACTGGCCAAGCTGCTGGCCACCGTCAAGCAGGCCCTGGGCAAGCGCCAGGCCGCGCCGCGACCAGTCGCCGGCCCCAGGGGCGGG includes:
- a CDS encoding LysM peptidoglycan-binding domain-containing protein, which codes for MKRKLIYLILVMLLSGAVMAQDVSVRTDHPDEYIVVKGDTLWDISGKFLDHPWQWPAIWHANQQIENPHLIYPGDKLRLVYVDGQPRLMVDRGRPTVRLSPDARVTNREAVPPIPHEELAGLIRNMQVVSAEQFDALPYVVANNEQRLRSMHKDRTYARGVQGSVGDYYAVMRLGNIYVRQKDGNIIRVREPGYGLHAPVDHEYHPGFWESTAYFNKNKGDVIGFELYQVAEVMLSKQGDPAILTIGTSQGAVQEGDRIMPLDRLGYPDEYVPHAMSVIPDGMRVLGVEGNNRLVGHLKMVSISGGRDLGVEPGHVFSAFSPGAEIRDRVKYPAGTWTLPPTEGDNFVTLPDEFNAHIMVFRVFDEVSYALIMAGDKETLEDDILKHPDETL
- the hemF gene encoding oxygen-dependent coproporphyrinogen oxidase; the protein is MTTAIELSPQGMLVRDYLLDLQDRICNSLAAADGGEGFVEDAWDRAGGGGGRTRVMADGQVFEQGGVNFSHVFGDQLPPSASKARPELAGRGFQAMGVSLVMHPRNPHVPTSHANVRYFEASNGDGEPVWWFGGGFDLTPYYPVLEDIVHWHQVASDACWPWGEQVYAEHKDWCDRYFHNRHRDEARGVGGLFFDDLNEWGFDRCFGFLRSVGDAYLDAYLPIVERRRDQPWSERERAFQLYRRGRYVEFNLVYDRGTLFGLQSGGRTESILMSMPPQAAWRYNWQPEPGSPEAELTDYFLVPRDWLSVNAEEQHGT
- a CDS encoding L-threonylcarbamoyladenylate synthase; protein product: MRHTLLTPEQAAAVMHDGGVIAYPTEAVFGLGCDPHNEKAVRRILALKQRAESMGLILIGSDFTQFSGWVGDANPEPALATWPGPVTWLFPKAADAPHFITGDHPTQALRVTAHEGCRALCDAFGGPVVSTSANPHGTPPARSAGEVETYFGDFIDGIVAGALGGKDNCSEIRDLATGKILRPA
- a CDS encoding DUF494 family protein gives rise to the protein MKENVLDVLMFLFEKYFYDEPEQEPDRADMEDNLHQAGFTAAEIDKAFHWLDGLAEQRHLPELKLQADRPIRVYVDSEVNRIETDSRDFLMYLENIGILDAQRRELVLDRLMALDAEEITLEDVKWVVLMVLFNQPGQEANYAWMEDFMFDSEQEYRH
- the def gene encoding peptide deformylase, which produces MALMEILEFPDPRLRTIAKAVETFDEALADLVRDMLETMYNEKGIGLAATQVDVHQQVLVMDTSDSREEARVYINPKIIEADGHQVYEEGCLSVPGIYANVERAESIRVEAQGVDGERFEATLDGLDAVCLQHEMDHLQGKLFVDYLSPLKRQMVRKKLEKARRQAVPAGGA
- the dprA gene encoding DNA-processing protein DprA gives rise to the protein MRDWLVALRAPGLGHQGLRQALERLGDVHTLVRADSATLERAGIGAEAIEAIRHPDEALLARDQRWLEHEGHHLLTLGDEDYPPLLRRIASPPAALWVAGDPALLWTPQVAIVGSRNPTRGGFDHAGDFSATLGAHGFTITSGLAAGIDITAHRAVLDRGLPTIAVMGTGPDVVYPAAHRDDAARIARQGAVVTEFTPGTTARPSHFPGRNRIIAGLSLGVLVVEAGMKSGSLITARLAAEQGREVFALPGSLHNPMAKGCHRLIKQGARLTEATEDIVEALAPVAAELADALRERLGAPASVPAKADAAAAHDGFDDDPDYARLLEAIGHDPVAIDRVIESSGLRAREVSSMLLMLELRDRVELLPGGRVCLRAPTTP
- a CDS encoding DNA topoisomerase I, which produces MAKNLLIVESPAKATTINRYLGPDFEVLASYGHIRDLPSKDGAVDIDNDFAMHYELSDGSKKHVDRIIKAAKKAEAVYLATDLDREGEAISWHIYEILREKGLVDGRDFYRVEFSEITKRAIEEAVANPRELSMDLVNAQQARRALDHLVGFNLSPLLWRKIKTGLSAGRVQSPALRMIVEREREIEAFDPQEYWSFHADMQKGDTPFESRLVQLNGKKYEQFDITDGDTAAGARAALAGHAGVGGTADAPTPGRLVVNRVDRSQRQRRPAAPFITSTLQMDASRKLGFTARRTMQTAQQLYEGVAIDGVNQGLITYMRTDSVTLSNDALNDLRGQISRQFGADYLPEKPNFYANKSKNAQEAHEAIRPTMADLTPDKAKRYLSEDQARLYGLIWKRSVASQMTPAKLDLVAVEFDCGAGATFRANGSVVTFPGFLAAYEESAAQGKEEKEVRLPQLEEGDEVVVNDIRADQHFTQPPPRYSEASLVKTLEEYGIGRPSTYASIIQTLQNRHYVYIDRRRFIPTDTGRVVERFLENHFDDYVDYEFTARLEDDLDAVSRGERDWKPLLTEFWKPFHERIEEKAETVSRDDARQARILGDDPKTGKPVSVRLGRYGPHAMIGTRDDDDKPAFAGLRPGQSLETITLEEALELFKLPRDLGETEDGEDIAAGIGRFGPFIRYGSKFVSLKEIDPHDVTLEQALELIAAKKQADLDKILRTWEDSEIQILKGRWGPFITDGHKNVRLPKDREPESYTLEECEAVLEAAPEPKRGRRKKAAKKKARKKTTKKAAGKKTSKKKASKKKATKKSTAKVPASTEA